A genomic region of Megalobrama amblycephala isolate DHTTF-2021 linkage group LG6, ASM1881202v1, whole genome shotgun sequence contains the following coding sequences:
- the ccdc141 gene encoding coiled-coil domain-containing protein 141 isoform X2, with amino-acid sequence MSTEGDAGGQPSTTTISTVAVQAGDAQIVVAVLKCGELVHLQLIEAQPNLLEIGSNQDETKKLLEEHEQLLAKLKKNEGGVWALLEEADKTAAQKEGEGLVYEAMAVSLSEAWKTLVTQLEKRRSLLILACHFFECALEFAIRIDEAEGFQSVGRKSTTADNMNELLQRHSSIKRGMLEKSMLVLNKSRELLEFLKDFQSEKALQYGRASHGAWSSFGKVEGLMEILQDRRRQVDLCMRQQQHELEKISRICQWEQREQEVTQWFKEKTTLLLENSQLGSSLSENEDLLHECKQFEQKAKDWGVLVERLLQQASDLLSSNESTQLQRLSEKSENLKTTHEQFWSLMMNRLAQLQESNAFYSSANKAFEVLGTIEIAIKDLKTQPLLLPELARKHEEFSCSIKDSSSEPLQRGQLLLQKLDPQSAQVGGIQRMLGYIKERIEVLSHKCHAHRALSGKRQQLVSSFEELVDKVSAWIKSSNSVLSTSTEPGSSLTEAEDTLNKHVELLSQSQDAMRESEAIAGFIKELKGLESSETVELSNKASILAEEMKTLVRNISSHVESLRPYVDFLRCADEVEEQIRMLQECYKNKPEEEEENEGAGASMKEMLDAKWQSLLQRFFTMQDLGNNFINSSNMISGSLNLNVKAAEHVVEKYMETLTKKKSELADLWTSWQLHYSQIKSVKKQWKKCKDQLKKVLHDLRAMEEIFAPASKVDLGGDPQSVSKLQEKFNAVKPEFLQLNAEVEFLVKTSELLGLKGIPVKEKNENVSELLQLHQRVRDKIREYETVLSMAGKFHQLYQELDTIIHTEPVTVFSDTNQARTQLTQHQEKQRHIHHLYKLALSLGADLTSTVQQSHVLVLSVQQLQEKLVKLERGSNDWIAEANKCEESLISNVHFCLHKEEISELKESFKDLKKKFNNLKFNYMKKNEKSRNVKAVKNQIQQIEVYIEKLQVLKKKLQAFTLKVSSSSERHLIGNSLREIEDASNELQRQVGDFDRAVEEYKQNLDMNVKLQQALEEYQFWCDEASSTIVRVGKYSSQCKTKEAVSSLYKQFEKFVWPTIPQQEERISQITELAVRLHGAEEAKKYMEKTINKHHEIVESIKELSNGLLDLEAKLQLETLKQPLTPEDNRKWDTIDTPEPKESGHTPEMTGPHCTKEIPVGKNTENKKPQLRKTRSQDLPDKHHPEHQKVLQETRLHTQEAYSKTSKVETIMSKSTIERREEMHTSISHSHAINVSHSPVEQDKRSHTMLQTKRSSQETPPPPPPRDPALSRPIIIDIQRELQGTEKQPPVQKTNSEDKYQACRNHPFHSYSKTAAHHSLEEDFLSHGTPEPAVPVGSVPEGEFQPDHLTEESLSNDEYECTSPDDISLPPLSETPESNIIQSENDLDDGYCVSSHSHCINQFSHQSHSLHGDTLHQRQREWMSSQAESYPSPTTGLGARFRAESSSFVPSPLTVPAPSVVSNTISSILKKSGNPPPGSITETVYSVHESHTEMQKCVHESSMGQRQSAQPNNTHATPTPLTTEMDSDLCKPTAIREEIRRANSKKVMGKLTGGTGPNFSKPLSNATVMEGSPVTLEVEVTGFPEPTLTWFKNGHKLANDEHIELSHKEGKHALFIHSSAVRDSGQYVVTVSNSAGTISSSSMLQVKVHRASPHFLSRVDEQNVLVEEDLRSHGTYPQVLCMNDTKVSACDESQRPKPPGH; translated from the exons TGTGGGGAGCTGGTGCATCTACAACTGATTGAAGCACAACCCAACCTCTTGGAGATTGGAAGCAACCAGGATGAGACCAAAAAGCTTCTTGAGGAACATGAGCAGCTCCTTGCCAAACTTAAG AAAAATGAAGGAGGTGTGTGGGCTTTGCTGGAGGAGGCAGATAAAACAGCAGCTCAGAAGGAAGGAGAGGGGCTGGTGTATGAGGCAATGGCTGTCTCTCTCAGCGAGGCTTGGAAAACACTGGTGACCCAGCTGGAGAAGAGGAGATCCCTCCTGATCTTGGCTTGCCATTTCTTTGAGTGTGCTCTGGAG TTTGCCATCAGGATAGATGAAGCTGAGGGGTTTCAGAGTGTTGGCCGGAAGTCGACCACTGCAGACAACATGAATGAATTGCTTCAGAGACACAGCAGTATTAAAAGAG GGATGTTAGAGAAGTCAATGCTGGTGTTGAATAAGAGTCGTGAGTTGCTGGAATTTTTGAAGGACTTCCAGTCCGAGAAGGCCCTGCAGTATGGCAGAGCTTCTCATGGGGCCTGGAGCAGCTTTGGAAAGGTTGAAGGTCTAATGGAGATTCTGCAGGACAGACGCAGGCAAGTGGACCTTTGCATGAGACAACAGCAGCATGAGCTGGAAAAAATCTCCCGCATTTGCCAATGGGAGCAACGGGAACAGGAG GTAACACAATGGTTTAAGGAAAAGACTACTTTGCTCTTGGAAAACAGTCAGCTGGGTTCATCTCTGTCAGAAAATGAGGACTTACTACATGAATGCAAACAGTTTGAACAGAAAGCCAAG GACTGGGGTGTGCTGGTCGAGAGGTTACTACAGCAGGCATCAGATTTGCTTTCCTCGAATGAGTCCACACAACTTCAGCGCTTGTCAGAGAAGAGTGAGAACCTCAAAACTACACACGAGCAGTTCTGGAGCCTCATGATGAATCGTCTGGCTCAGTTGCAGGAGAGCAATGCCTTTTACAGCAGTGCTAATAAA GCATTCGAGGTGCTGGGCACCATAGAGATTGCTATAAAGGATCTGAAGACTCAACCTCTGTTATTACCTGAGCTGGCTAGGAAACATGAAGAGTTTTCATGCAGTATAAAAGACTCATCCAGCGAGCCTCTTCAGAGAGGTCAGCTGTTACTTCAGAAGCTCGACCCACAAAG tGCCCAAGTTGGTGGGATACAAAGAATGCTGGGATACATCAAAGAGAGAATTGAGGTTCTGAGCCACAAGTGTCATGCCCACAGAGCGTTATCAGGCAAAAGGCAGCAGCTGGTGTCCTCATTTGAAGAACTGGTGGATAAG GTCTCTGCTTGGATTAAGAGTAGCAACAGTGTCCTCTCTACCAGCACAGAGCCTGGTTCATCTCTAACTGAGGCTGAGGACACCCTTAACAAGCATGTTGAGCTACTCTCACAGTCTCAG GATGCTATGAGAGAATCGGAGGCTATAGCTGGTTTTATAAAAGAACTAAAGGGACTGGAATCCTCAGAGACAGTCGAGTTGTCTAACAAAGCTTCAATTCTGGCAGAGGAGATGAAAACATTGGTGAGGAACATATCATCGCATGTGGAGAGCCTCAGGCCCTATGTGGACTTTTTGCGCTGTGCAGATGAG GTTGAGGAGCAGATAAGGATGCTCCAGGAATGCTACAAGAACAAgccagaggaagaggaggaaaaTGAAGGAGCAGGTGCATCCATGAAGGAAATGTTGGACGCTAAGTGGCAGTCACTGCTGCAGAGGTTTTTCACCATGCAGGATCTCGGCAACAACTTTATTAACTCCTCTAACATG ATCAGCGGCAGCCTGAATCTAAACGTTAAAGCAGCAGAGCATGTTGTAGAAAAATATATGGAGACATTGACCAAGAAGAAATCTGAACTAGCAGACTTGTGGACATCCTGGCAACTTCATTATAGTCAGATAAAATCTGTGAAGAAGCAATGGAAAAAATGTAAAGATCAACTTAAAAAG GTTCTTCATGATTTAAGGGCAATGGAGGAGATTTTTGCTCCAGCATCAAAGGTTGATTTGGGGGGTGATCCTCAGTCTGTGTCTAAACTACAGGAGAAATTTAATGCTGTAAAGCCAGAATTCCTG CAACTGAATGCAGAGGTGGAATTCCTGGTTAAGACATCCGAGCTGCTCGGCTTGAAAGGGATACCGGTAAAAGAGAAGAATGAGAACGTTTCTGAGCTTCTGCAGCTACATCAGCGTGTCAGAGATAAAATCAGAGAGTATGAAACCGTTCTCAGTATGGCCGGTAAATTTCATCAGCTTTATCAAGAG ctgGATACCATCATACACACAGAACCAGTGACTGTGTTCAGTGACACCAATCAGGCCAGGACTCAGCTGACTCAGCACCAAGAGAAGCAGAGGCACATCCACCATTTGTATAAGCTCGCCCTCTCTCTGGGTGCAGACCTCACCAGCACTGTGCAGCAGTCG CATGTGCTGGTGTTGTCAGTGCAGCAGTTACAGGAAAAACTGGTCAAGTTGGAGAGAGGAAGCAATGACTGGATCGCTGAGGCTAATAAGTGTGAAGAAAGTTTGATAAGCAACGTCCACTTCTGCCTTCATAAGGAAGAAATCAGTGAg CTGAAAGAGTCCTTTAAAGATCTCAAAAagaaattcaacaatttgaaatTCAACTACATGAAGAAAAACGAGAAGTCGAGAAACGTGAAGGCGGTGAAAAATCAGATCCAGCAAATTGAGGTTTACATTGAAAAGCTACAG GTTTTGAAGAAGAAGCTGCAAGCCTTTACTCTGAAAGTATCCAGCAGCAGCGAGAGACATTTAATTGGCAACAGCCTCAGAGAGATTGAGGATGCCTCAAATGAGCTGCAGAGACAGGTGGGGGACTTTGACAGGGCAGTGGAGGAGTACAAACAGAACCTGGACATGAACGTCAAGCTCCAACAAGCTTTAGAGGAG tatcAGTTCTGGTGCGACGAGGCAAGTTCCACAATTGTCCGTGTGGGTAAATATTCCTCTCAATGTAAGACTAAGGAAGCCGTCAGCTCTCTCTACAAACAGTTTGAAAAATTTGTGTGGCCCACAATACCACAGCAAGAGGAGAGAATTAGCCAGATCACAGAGCTGGCAGTGCGGCTACATG GTGCTGAAGAAGCAAAGAAATATATGGAGAAAACAATCAACAAACACCATGAAATTGTGGAATCAATAAAAGAACTGTCAAATGGACTGCTGGACCTTGAGGCCAAACTTCAG CTAGAGACTTTGAAACAACCTCTTACACCTGAAGACAACAGAAAATGGGACACCATTGATACG CCTGAACCAAAGGAAAGTGGACATACCCCTGAGATGACAGGCCCACACTGTACTAAAGAGATACCTGTCGGCAAGAATACAGAAAACAAGAAACCTCAGCTTCGCAAAACACGAAGCCAAGATCTGCCAGACAAGCATCATCCAGAGCATCAAAAAGTGCTACAAGAGACCAGGTTGCACACCCAAGAGGCCTATTCCAAGACCAGCAAAGTGGAGACCATCATGAGCAAATCTACTATAGAGAGGAGAGAGGAAATGCACACTTCCATCTCTCACTCCCACGCCATTAATGTGAGCCATTCCCCTGTGGAGCAGGATAAGAGGAGTCATACTATGCTGCAAACCAAGAGGAGCTCACAAGaaactcctcctcctcctcctccacggGATCCAGCTTTATCTCGCCCCATCATCATAGATATCCAAAGGGAGTTGCAGGGTACAGAGAAACAGCCTCCTGTTCAGAAGACCAACTCTGAGGACAAATATCAGGCCTGTAGAAATCATCCTTTTCACTCATATTCCAAG ACAGCAGCTCATCATTCTTTAGAGGAGGACTTTTTGTCACATGGGACACCAGAGCCAGCAGTTCCTGTAGGAAGTGTACCGGAGGGTGAGTTCCAGCCTGACCATCTCACTGAGGAATCACTCTCCAATGATGAATATGAGTGCACCTCCCCAGATGACATCTCCCTGCCTCCCTTATCTGAGACTCCAGAATCCAACATTATTCAGTCAGAAAATGACCTTGATGATGGCTATTGCGTGAGCTCTCACAGCCATTGCATTAACCAATTCAGCCACCAGTCCCATTCCCTGCACGGTGACACCCTACACCAGAGGCAGCGGGAGTGGATGTCGAGCCAGGCCGAGAGCTACCCATCTCCCACCACTGGCTTGGGTGCCAGATTTAGAGCAGAATCATCCTCCTTTGTTCCAAGCCCCCTCACAGTACCTGCTCCTAGTGTTGTGTCAAACACCATCTCCAGCATCTTAAAGAAATCTGGCAACCCACCACCAGGCAGCATCACTGAAACAGTTTACTCAGTGCATGAGAGTCATACTGAAATGCAAAAGTGTGTGCATGAGTCCAGTATGGGTCAGCGCCAGAGCGCTCAGCCCAATAACACGCATGCTACCCCTACCCCATTAACCACAGAGATGGACTCGGATCTCTGCAAGCCCACAGCCATCCGAGAGGAGATCAGGCGAGCAAATTCCAAAAAGGTTATGGGCAAACTGACAGGCGGCACAGGTCCTAACTTCTCCAAACCCTTGTCTAATGCCACGGTAATGGAAGGCTCTCCGGTGACCCTGGAGGTGGAAGTCACTGGATTCCCTGAGCCTACATTAACTTG GTTCAAGAATGGACACAAACTGGCCAATGATGAGCACATAGAACTGTCCCATAAAGAAGGCAAGCATGCGTTGTTCATTCACAGCTCTGCAGTGAGAGACTCTGGGCAGTATGTGGTTACTGTCTCAAACTCAGCTGGCACAATCTCGTCCAGCTCCATGCTACAGGTCAAAG TGCATAGGGCCTCTCCACACTTCCTCTCCAGAGTGGATGAGCAAAATGTATTGGTGGAAGAAGACCTTAGATCACACGGCACTTATCCTCAAGTGCTCTGCATGAATGATACTAAGGTTTCAGCATGTGACGAGAGCCAA AGGCCAAAACCACCAGGTCACTGA
- the ccdc141 gene encoding coiled-coil domain-containing protein 141 isoform X1 translates to MSTEGDAGGQPSTTTISTVAVQAGDAQIVVAVLKCGELVHLQLIEAQPNLLEIGSNQDETKKLLEEHEQLLAKLKKNEGGVWALLEEADKTAAQKEGEGLVYEAMAVSLSEAWKTLVTQLEKRRSLLILACHFFECALEFAIRIDEAEGFQSVGRKSTTADNMNELLQRHSSIKRGMLEKSMLVLNKSRELLEFLKDFQSEKALQYGRASHGAWSSFGKVEGLMEILQDRRRQVDLCMRQQQHELEKISRICQWEQREQEVTQWFKEKTTLLLENSQLGSSLSENEDLLHECKQFEQKAKDWGVLVERLLQQASDLLSSNESTQLQRLSEKSENLKTTHEQFWSLMMNRLAQLQESNAFYSSANKAFEVLGTIEIAIKDLKTQPLLLPELARKHEEFSCSIKDSSSEPLQRGQLLLQKLDPQSAQVGGIQRMLGYIKERIEVLSHKCHAHRALSGKRQQLVSSFEELVDKVSAWIKSSNSVLSTSTEPGSSLTEAEDTLNKHVELLSQSQDAMRESEAIAGFIKELKGLESSETVELSNKASILAEEMKTLVRNISSHVESLRPYVDFLRCADEVEEQIRMLQECYKNKPEEEEENEGAGASMKEMLDAKWQSLLQRFFTMQDLGNNFINSSNMISGSLNLNVKAAEHVVEKYMETLTKKKSELADLWTSWQLHYSQIKSVKKQWKKCKDQLKKVLHDLRAMEEIFAPASKVDLGGDPQSVSKLQEKFNAVKPEFLQLNAEVEFLVKTSELLGLKGIPVKEKNENVSELLQLHQRVRDKIREYETVLSMAGKFHQLYQELDTIIHTEPVTVFSDTNQARTQLTQHQEKQRHIHHLYKLALSLGADLTSTVQQSHVLVLSVQQLQEKLVKLERGSNDWIAEANKCEESLISNVHFCLHKEEISELKESFKDLKKKFNNLKFNYMKKNEKSRNVKAVKNQIQQIEVYIEKLQVLKKKLQAFTLKVSSSSERHLIGNSLREIEDASNELQRQVGDFDRAVEEYKQNLDMNVKLQQALEEYQFWCDEASSTIVRVGKYSSQCKTKEAVSSLYKQFEKFVWPTIPQQEERISQITELAVRLHGAEEAKKYMEKTINKHHEIVESIKELSNGLLDLEAKLQLETLKQPLTPEDNRKWDTIDTPEPKESGHTPEMTGPHCTKEIPVGKNTENKKPQLRKTRSQDLPDKHHPEHQKVLQETRLHTQEAYSKTSKVETIMSKSTIERREEMHTSISHSHAINVSHSPVEQDKRSHTMLQTKRSSQETPPPPPPRDPALSRPIIIDIQRELQGTEKQPPVQKTNSEDKYQACRNHPFHSYSKTAAHHSLEEDFLSHGTPEPAVPVGSVPEGEFQPDHLTEESLSNDEYECTSPDDISLPPLSETPESNIIQSENDLDDGYCVSSHSHCINQFSHQSHSLHGDTLHQRQREWMSSQAESYPSPTTGLGARFRAESSSFVPSPLTVPAPSVVSNTISSILKKSGNPPPGSITETVYSVHESHTEMQKCVHESSMGQRQSAQPNNTHATPTPLTTEMDSDLCKPTAIREEIRRANSKKVMGKLTGGTGPNFSKPLSNATVMEGSPVTLEVEVTGFPEPTLTWFKNGHKLANDEHIELSHKEGKHALFIHSSAVRDSGQYVVTVSNSAGTISSSSMLQVKVHRASPHFLSRVDEQNVLVEEDLRSHGTYPQVLCMNDTKVSACDESQLNDPSLSSIRSVDTSDF, encoded by the exons TGTGGGGAGCTGGTGCATCTACAACTGATTGAAGCACAACCCAACCTCTTGGAGATTGGAAGCAACCAGGATGAGACCAAAAAGCTTCTTGAGGAACATGAGCAGCTCCTTGCCAAACTTAAG AAAAATGAAGGAGGTGTGTGGGCTTTGCTGGAGGAGGCAGATAAAACAGCAGCTCAGAAGGAAGGAGAGGGGCTGGTGTATGAGGCAATGGCTGTCTCTCTCAGCGAGGCTTGGAAAACACTGGTGACCCAGCTGGAGAAGAGGAGATCCCTCCTGATCTTGGCTTGCCATTTCTTTGAGTGTGCTCTGGAG TTTGCCATCAGGATAGATGAAGCTGAGGGGTTTCAGAGTGTTGGCCGGAAGTCGACCACTGCAGACAACATGAATGAATTGCTTCAGAGACACAGCAGTATTAAAAGAG GGATGTTAGAGAAGTCAATGCTGGTGTTGAATAAGAGTCGTGAGTTGCTGGAATTTTTGAAGGACTTCCAGTCCGAGAAGGCCCTGCAGTATGGCAGAGCTTCTCATGGGGCCTGGAGCAGCTTTGGAAAGGTTGAAGGTCTAATGGAGATTCTGCAGGACAGACGCAGGCAAGTGGACCTTTGCATGAGACAACAGCAGCATGAGCTGGAAAAAATCTCCCGCATTTGCCAATGGGAGCAACGGGAACAGGAG GTAACACAATGGTTTAAGGAAAAGACTACTTTGCTCTTGGAAAACAGTCAGCTGGGTTCATCTCTGTCAGAAAATGAGGACTTACTACATGAATGCAAACAGTTTGAACAGAAAGCCAAG GACTGGGGTGTGCTGGTCGAGAGGTTACTACAGCAGGCATCAGATTTGCTTTCCTCGAATGAGTCCACACAACTTCAGCGCTTGTCAGAGAAGAGTGAGAACCTCAAAACTACACACGAGCAGTTCTGGAGCCTCATGATGAATCGTCTGGCTCAGTTGCAGGAGAGCAATGCCTTTTACAGCAGTGCTAATAAA GCATTCGAGGTGCTGGGCACCATAGAGATTGCTATAAAGGATCTGAAGACTCAACCTCTGTTATTACCTGAGCTGGCTAGGAAACATGAAGAGTTTTCATGCAGTATAAAAGACTCATCCAGCGAGCCTCTTCAGAGAGGTCAGCTGTTACTTCAGAAGCTCGACCCACAAAG tGCCCAAGTTGGTGGGATACAAAGAATGCTGGGATACATCAAAGAGAGAATTGAGGTTCTGAGCCACAAGTGTCATGCCCACAGAGCGTTATCAGGCAAAAGGCAGCAGCTGGTGTCCTCATTTGAAGAACTGGTGGATAAG GTCTCTGCTTGGATTAAGAGTAGCAACAGTGTCCTCTCTACCAGCACAGAGCCTGGTTCATCTCTAACTGAGGCTGAGGACACCCTTAACAAGCATGTTGAGCTACTCTCACAGTCTCAG GATGCTATGAGAGAATCGGAGGCTATAGCTGGTTTTATAAAAGAACTAAAGGGACTGGAATCCTCAGAGACAGTCGAGTTGTCTAACAAAGCTTCAATTCTGGCAGAGGAGATGAAAACATTGGTGAGGAACATATCATCGCATGTGGAGAGCCTCAGGCCCTATGTGGACTTTTTGCGCTGTGCAGATGAG GTTGAGGAGCAGATAAGGATGCTCCAGGAATGCTACAAGAACAAgccagaggaagaggaggaaaaTGAAGGAGCAGGTGCATCCATGAAGGAAATGTTGGACGCTAAGTGGCAGTCACTGCTGCAGAGGTTTTTCACCATGCAGGATCTCGGCAACAACTTTATTAACTCCTCTAACATG ATCAGCGGCAGCCTGAATCTAAACGTTAAAGCAGCAGAGCATGTTGTAGAAAAATATATGGAGACATTGACCAAGAAGAAATCTGAACTAGCAGACTTGTGGACATCCTGGCAACTTCATTATAGTCAGATAAAATCTGTGAAGAAGCAATGGAAAAAATGTAAAGATCAACTTAAAAAG GTTCTTCATGATTTAAGGGCAATGGAGGAGATTTTTGCTCCAGCATCAAAGGTTGATTTGGGGGGTGATCCTCAGTCTGTGTCTAAACTACAGGAGAAATTTAATGCTGTAAAGCCAGAATTCCTG CAACTGAATGCAGAGGTGGAATTCCTGGTTAAGACATCCGAGCTGCTCGGCTTGAAAGGGATACCGGTAAAAGAGAAGAATGAGAACGTTTCTGAGCTTCTGCAGCTACATCAGCGTGTCAGAGATAAAATCAGAGAGTATGAAACCGTTCTCAGTATGGCCGGTAAATTTCATCAGCTTTATCAAGAG ctgGATACCATCATACACACAGAACCAGTGACTGTGTTCAGTGACACCAATCAGGCCAGGACTCAGCTGACTCAGCACCAAGAGAAGCAGAGGCACATCCACCATTTGTATAAGCTCGCCCTCTCTCTGGGTGCAGACCTCACCAGCACTGTGCAGCAGTCG CATGTGCTGGTGTTGTCAGTGCAGCAGTTACAGGAAAAACTGGTCAAGTTGGAGAGAGGAAGCAATGACTGGATCGCTGAGGCTAATAAGTGTGAAGAAAGTTTGATAAGCAACGTCCACTTCTGCCTTCATAAGGAAGAAATCAGTGAg CTGAAAGAGTCCTTTAAAGATCTCAAAAagaaattcaacaatttgaaatTCAACTACATGAAGAAAAACGAGAAGTCGAGAAACGTGAAGGCGGTGAAAAATCAGATCCAGCAAATTGAGGTTTACATTGAAAAGCTACAG GTTTTGAAGAAGAAGCTGCAAGCCTTTACTCTGAAAGTATCCAGCAGCAGCGAGAGACATTTAATTGGCAACAGCCTCAGAGAGATTGAGGATGCCTCAAATGAGCTGCAGAGACAGGTGGGGGACTTTGACAGGGCAGTGGAGGAGTACAAACAGAACCTGGACATGAACGTCAAGCTCCAACAAGCTTTAGAGGAG tatcAGTTCTGGTGCGACGAGGCAAGTTCCACAATTGTCCGTGTGGGTAAATATTCCTCTCAATGTAAGACTAAGGAAGCCGTCAGCTCTCTCTACAAACAGTTTGAAAAATTTGTGTGGCCCACAATACCACAGCAAGAGGAGAGAATTAGCCAGATCACAGAGCTGGCAGTGCGGCTACATG GTGCTGAAGAAGCAAAGAAATATATGGAGAAAACAATCAACAAACACCATGAAATTGTGGAATCAATAAAAGAACTGTCAAATGGACTGCTGGACCTTGAGGCCAAACTTCAG CTAGAGACTTTGAAACAACCTCTTACACCTGAAGACAACAGAAAATGGGACACCATTGATACG CCTGAACCAAAGGAAAGTGGACATACCCCTGAGATGACAGGCCCACACTGTACTAAAGAGATACCTGTCGGCAAGAATACAGAAAACAAGAAACCTCAGCTTCGCAAAACACGAAGCCAAGATCTGCCAGACAAGCATCATCCAGAGCATCAAAAAGTGCTACAAGAGACCAGGTTGCACACCCAAGAGGCCTATTCCAAGACCAGCAAAGTGGAGACCATCATGAGCAAATCTACTATAGAGAGGAGAGAGGAAATGCACACTTCCATCTCTCACTCCCACGCCATTAATGTGAGCCATTCCCCTGTGGAGCAGGATAAGAGGAGTCATACTATGCTGCAAACCAAGAGGAGCTCACAAGaaactcctcctcctcctcctccacggGATCCAGCTTTATCTCGCCCCATCATCATAGATATCCAAAGGGAGTTGCAGGGTACAGAGAAACAGCCTCCTGTTCAGAAGACCAACTCTGAGGACAAATATCAGGCCTGTAGAAATCATCCTTTTCACTCATATTCCAAG ACAGCAGCTCATCATTCTTTAGAGGAGGACTTTTTGTCACATGGGACACCAGAGCCAGCAGTTCCTGTAGGAAGTGTACCGGAGGGTGAGTTCCAGCCTGACCATCTCACTGAGGAATCACTCTCCAATGATGAATATGAGTGCACCTCCCCAGATGACATCTCCCTGCCTCCCTTATCTGAGACTCCAGAATCCAACATTATTCAGTCAGAAAATGACCTTGATGATGGCTATTGCGTGAGCTCTCACAGCCATTGCATTAACCAATTCAGCCACCAGTCCCATTCCCTGCACGGTGACACCCTACACCAGAGGCAGCGGGAGTGGATGTCGAGCCAGGCCGAGAGCTACCCATCTCCCACCACTGGCTTGGGTGCCAGATTTAGAGCAGAATCATCCTCCTTTGTTCCAAGCCCCCTCACAGTACCTGCTCCTAGTGTTGTGTCAAACACCATCTCCAGCATCTTAAAGAAATCTGGCAACCCACCACCAGGCAGCATCACTGAAACAGTTTACTCAGTGCATGAGAGTCATACTGAAATGCAAAAGTGTGTGCATGAGTCCAGTATGGGTCAGCGCCAGAGCGCTCAGCCCAATAACACGCATGCTACCCCTACCCCATTAACCACAGAGATGGACTCGGATCTCTGCAAGCCCACAGCCATCCGAGAGGAGATCAGGCGAGCAAATTCCAAAAAGGTTATGGGCAAACTGACAGGCGGCACAGGTCCTAACTTCTCCAAACCCTTGTCTAATGCCACGGTAATGGAAGGCTCTCCGGTGACCCTGGAGGTGGAAGTCACTGGATTCCCTGAGCCTACATTAACTTG GTTCAAGAATGGACACAAACTGGCCAATGATGAGCACATAGAACTGTCCCATAAAGAAGGCAAGCATGCGTTGTTCATTCACAGCTCTGCAGTGAGAGACTCTGGGCAGTATGTGGTTACTGTCTCAAACTCAGCTGGCACAATCTCGTCCAGCTCCATGCTACAGGTCAAAG TGCATAGGGCCTCTCCACACTTCCTCTCCAGAGTGGATGAGCAAAATGTATTGGTGGAAGAAGACCTTAGATCACACGGCACTTATCCTCAAGTGCTCTGCATGAATGATACTAAGGTTTCAGCATGTGACGAGAGCCAA TTGAATGATCCAAGCCTTTCATCCATAAGAAGTGTTGATACATCAGATTTTTGA